The DNA segment CGGCCTTGAGGCGCTTGCTGATCTTCAGCTCACCGCGCGCGGCGCGTTCCTCATAAGCGACATAGGCCTGCTCGAACGCCTGCCCGGTGAGGTCGTGCAGATCCGGCGTCTCGTCGGGCGAGAACAGCGTCCAGTGTCCATCCTCGGCCACGCGCTTCATGAACAGATCCGGCACCCAGTTGGCAGTGTTCATGTCATGGGTACGGCGGCGATCGTCACCCGTGTTCTTGCGCAGATCGAGGAACTCCTCGATGTCGATGTGCCAGGTTTCCAGATACGCACAAACCGCGCCACGCCGCCGGCCACCTTGGTTCACAGCTATAGCCGTGTCATTGGCGACCTTGAGGAACGGAATCACGCCCTGACTCTTGCCGTTGGTCCCCTTGATATGCGCCCCCATGCCGCGCACGCGCGTCCAGTCGTTGCCCAGCCCGCCGGCGAACTTGGACAGCAGCGCATTGTCCTTGATGGCGCTGTAGATGCCGTCGAGATCGTCCGGGACCGTGGTCAGGAAACACGAGCTCAACTGCGGACGCGGCGAACCCGAGTTGAACAGGGTCGGCGTCGAGCACATGAAATCGAAGCTGGAGAGCAGCTCATAGAACTCGATGGCGCGCTCCTCGCGCTCGATCTCATTGATCGCCAGCCCCATGGCCACGCGCATGAAGAATGCCTGCGGCAGCTCGAAGCGGATACCGTCGGCGGTATGGATGAAATAGCGATCGTAGAGCGTTTGCAGCCCCAGATAGGTGAACTGGAGATCGCGCTCGGGCTTGAGTGCCGCGCCGAGCCGCTTGAGATCGTAGCGCGCGAGCTGCTGGTCGAGATGTTCCAGATCGGCAGCGCGCTTGACGTAGGCGGCGAAATAATCGCCATAGCGCTCGGCCATGTCCGCCTGGGTCTCGACCCCGACCGTCAGATCGAGGAACCCGAGTGCCTCACGCCGCAGGATGTCGAGCAGCAGACGCGCGGCGGCCTGGCTGTATTGCGGCTCGCGCTCGATCAGGGTCCGCGCCGACATCACCAGCGCCTGACGCACATCGGCCTCGCGCACGCCGTCGAAGAGGTTGCGCAGGGTATCGCTGAGGATGGCATTGGGATCGACCGCATCGAGATCACGGCAGCTCTCCTCCAGCAGCCGCGCCATGTGCGCCACGTCCAGCGGACGGGTCGAGCCGTCGGCCAGGGTGACGTTGATCGGATGGGATTCGCGAATCGCCGCCGTCTCAGCCGCAGACTTGGCGGCACGTTCACGGGCGCGCGACTCACGATAGAGCACATAGTCACGCGCCACCCGATGCTCCCCGGCACGCATCAGCGCCAGCTCGACCTGATCCTGGATGTCCTCGATATGCACCGTGCCGCCGCCCGACAGCCGGCGGGTGAGGGCACCGACCACCTGCTCGGTCAGCTCGGCGACGCGATCATGGATACGGCTGGAGGCGGCCGCCGAATCGCCCTCGACCGCGAGGAACGCCTTGGTCATGGCCACCATGATCTTGCTCGGATCGAAGTGCGTGACCTGACCGTTGCGACGGATGACCTGAAGGCGGCCGGGGACGTGGCCGGTGCTCTCGGTACCGTTCGGCGCGGTCGTCTGGGGCGCGCCCGAATCGGCATGACGCGCCTGGGCGGGGGGCTGTTGGATCAGGGTCAGGCGGCTGGCGGACATGGCTCCTCCGGGAGATGCTGGGGCCGGCGCCGCTCCGGCTCGGTGAGCGACGCGCTGAGAAGCCGGTCAATATATACGCCGTAAAACCTGAGTCAACCCCAACATATTGTGTCTTTATCACTAAAAAGACTTGACAGACCATCTAGGCGGCCGGCGGCTTCGAGAGGGACGCGCGTCACCCGCCAAGCGCCTGTGATCATCCGCTCGACACCGGACATCGAGCCGGGCTTGCAGTATAAAGAGTTCCCTCAAGGAATGCCGATAGCGCGACAAGAACAGGGACCGCCGAGTCCCGAAGACCCTACCGGAGGAACCGATGTATCGACCGACAATTGCCTTGATCACCCTTGGGTTGCTGACCGTCGCTCCGAGCGCCGGCGCCGATGAACCCCAGGGCGACCCTGCCGAGCTCGCCAAGCGCGAATACGAGCAGGTCATGGCCCTGACGCCCGACATCGACAACGGGCGCCGGGTCTATCTGACCTGTGCCGTCTGTCATCGTCCCGAGGGTTGGGGCACGCCCGACGGCGCCTATCCGCAGATCGCCGGTCAGTGGCGCGAGGTCATCATCAAGCAACTGGCCGACATCCGCGCCCGTCATCGCGACAATCCGCTCATGTATCCCTTCTCGCTGACGCGCATCCTGGGCGGGCCGCAGAACATGGCCGATGTCGCCGCCTATGTGGCCGCGCTGCCGATGACCGCCGGCAATGGCGTCGGGCCGGGCGTGGATCTCGAACTCGGCGCGCGTCTGTATGCCGAGCATTGCGCCGACTGTCACGGCGAGCGCGGCGAGGGCAAGCCCGCCACGCCGACTCCGGCCATCGCCGCTCAGCATTTCCCCTATCTGATGCGCCAGTTCGAGGCCATCCGCGACGGGCGGCGCAAGAATGCCAATCCGGAAATGGTCAAGCAGATCGCCGAATTCACGCCGCGCGATCAGGCGGCCGTGCTCGATTACACGTCGAGATTGCGTCCGGCACCCGAGAAGCTGGCGGCCGAGAACCGGCTCAATCCCGATTTCCCGAACTATGTGCGTGAGACCCTGGGGATGCCGCCGCTGCCGCCTCCGCCGCCCGTCGTGCCGCCCATGCCCGTGCCGCCGCCATTGCCGGCCGCGCCGGCGCCGTCATCCGTGGCGGAGTGAGCGTTCGAGGGGAAGGCGCTATGAATACTCGTAATGCTTGATACGACGCCGGACGTTGCGCTGGATGATGACTCCGAGCACCGACCACTCCAGCCCGGTGAGATCGATCTCGGGATAGAGCGGGTTGAGCGCGACCAGTCGTTCGCGGCCGGCGGCGTCGCGTCGGTACTGGCGGAACCAGCGCACACCCTCGACCTCGACGAAGATGTAGCTCGGATTCGGGCAATGGTCATTGGGCTCGATGATGATGATGCAGCCGTCGGGGAATTCCGGCTCCATCTCATCGCCGAGCACGCGCAGGGCAAAGGGTTCGTGCAGGGCGCAGCCCGTGCCTTCCAGGATCGAATCCGTCATCATATGTCCTCGTCGTGTTCAGTCTCACAGTCGTTCAGCCGCCTGCCCCCATGAAGACCCAAGGCCGGATCAATCGAATCTTCGCTACAGAGCGCCCGCACGACGATCGGCGCGATTGGCGCAACCTGCGCGGCATGTTGCCCTATCTGTGGGAGTTCCGGGGCCGGGCGGCGCTGGCGATCGGCTGTCTGGTGCTGGCCAAGGTCGCCAATGTCGGCGTGCCGCTCATTCTGAAGGACATCGTCGATGTCTTCCAGGAGCCTTCGGCGCAAATGCCGATCCTGCCGGTCAGTCTGCTGCTGGCCTATGGCGTGCTCAAGCTCAGTGCCTCGCTCTTCAACGAGCTGCGCGACGTGGTGTTCGCGCGGGTACGCTATCGCGCCATGCGCCGGCTGTCGACGCGGGTGCTGGAGCATCTGCACCGGCTGTCGTTGCGCTATCACCTGGAACGCCAGAGCGGGGCGGTCAGTCGCGACCTTGAACGCGGCACGCGCTCGGTCTCGACCATCCTCAACTATCTGGTGTTCAGCGTGCTGCCGGTGGCGGTCGAGTTCGGTCTGGTGGCGGCGATCATGATCGGGCGCTATGACCTGTCGTTCGTGCTCGTGACCTTCGGCACGGTCGCGGTCTATTTCGCCTTCACCTTCGCCATCACCGAGTGGCGCATGGACTATCGGCACCGGATGAACCATCTGGACTCGCAGTCCAACACCCAGGCGTTCGACAGTCTCATCAACTACGAGACGGTCAAGTATTTCGGCAACGAGCGGCTGGAACTCAAGCGCTACGACGACACCCTGGCCGAGTGGGAGGAAATGGCGGTCGCCAGCCAGACTTCGATGTCGGTGCTCAACTTCGGGCAGGGCGCGATCATCGCCGTCGGGGTCACGCTGATCATGACGCTCGCCGCCCAGGGCGTGGTCGACGGGAGCCTGAGCGTCGGCGATCTGGTGCTGGTCAACGCGCTCATGCTCCAGCTCTTCATCCCGCTCGGCTTCCTGGGGATCGTCTACCGCCAGATCAAGTACGCGCTCGCCGACATGGATCTGGTGTTCAAGCTCCTGGAGCGCCGGCCCGAGATCGAGGATCGGCCTGAAGCCAAACCGCTGGTACTCACCGAGGGCGCGATCCGCTTCGAACGGGTCGACTTCCACTATCAGCCCGAGCGCCCGATCCTGCACGGCATCGACTTCGCCATCGAACCGGGCCGGAAGCTCGCCGTGGTCGGGCACAGCGGGGCGGGCAAATCGACCCTGTCGCGGCTGCTGTTCCGCTTCTACGAGGTGACCGGCGGGCGCATCCTGATCGACGGTCAGGACATCCGCGCCGTGACCCAGGAGAGTCTGCGTGCGGCCATCGGCATCGTGCCGCAGGACACGGTGCTGTTCAACGAGAGCCTCTATTACAACCTCGCTTATGGCCGCCCCGACGCCGGCCGCGCCGAGATCGAGCGCGCCGCCGAGATGGCCCATATCCTTGCCTTCATCGAGAGCCTGCCCGACGGCTGGAACACTGTGGTCGGCGAACGCGGGCTGAAGCTCTCGGGCGGCGAGAAGCAGCGCGTGGCCATCGCGCGCGCCATCCTCAAGCGTCCGCGCATCCTCATCTTCGACGAGGCGACCTCATCGCTCGACAGCCATACCGAACAGGCGATCCAGCAGACCCTGGCCGAGGTGGCCGAGAACCATACGACCCTGGTCATCGCCCACCGGCTCTCGACCGTGGTCGACGCCGATCGCATCCTGGTGCTCGAACAGGGGCGCATCCGCGAACAGGGCCGGCATCGCGAATTGCTGGAGGCCGGCGGACACTATGCCGCCATGTGGGAGCTGCAACTGCGCGAAGGAGCGGAGGCCAGGATCGATTTCGACGCGCGCCCCCGGATGGAAAGGCCATGACAGGCGTCGGCCGGCCACACCCTGACCCTTGTCATCCTGGGCATGTTGCTCTATCTGAATTTCCTGCGAACGTCTCCATCCATCCATCACCGGCGATCTGAATCCGCTCCCAGGTCTGAGTTATACTGGCGCCTGCCTCATCGGGGTATGAACGGCATCAACACGCGGGCACATTCAGCGGGGCCCCGATCATTGGGTGATGAGTAATGCGAGAAGGAGCCAAGAAACGACTGGCCGGCGCCGTGGTGATGGTCACCCTGGCGGTGATCTTCGTGCCCATGCTGTTCGAGGACGAGTCGCTCGCGCCCCCCTATGTCCAGGGACCGCTTCCGTCCGAGCCGGGCTTCCAGGATCCATTCGTGCCCGGTGCGTCCGGCACGTCGCCCCCGATACCGGCCGAGGCCGGCGGCCTGACCGCTGAGGAGGCGCTTCTGACGCCGCCGGAGCCCATGCAGGGGTTCGAGACCGTCGGCACCGTGTCCTTCGAGGACGATTCGGAGGAGTTCGCGTTCGAGCCGATCCGGGAACCGGCTTCCCCGACGGTCACGCCGCCTCGTGAGACCCGCCCGGCGACTCAACCGCCGACACCCCGGACACAGACTCAGGCACCCAAGCCGACCCAGCCCCCGAGAACGGCGCAGCAACCGGCCCAAGCGCCGCCACCCAAGCCGGAGGCGCCCGTCTCACTGCCCGAGCCGCCGAGATCGCGTGCCGACGGCCTGCCGTCCTGGGTGGTTCAGGTCTCCAGTCTCGGCTCACCCGAAGCGGCCGGTAAACTGGCCGACAGACTCAAGCAGGCCGGGTTCTCGGCCTTCGTCGAGCGTGCCGAGGTCGGCGGCAAGATCTATTATCGAGTGCGCGTCGGTCCGGACATCGATCGCGCCAATGCCGAGCGCACCGCCGAGATGCTGCGCAAACAGCAGAAGCTCGACACCCTCATTCAACGCTACCGGTAACCACAAGTTCACGAACCGATGAATTGGGTCGACTACATCATCCTTGGCACCATCGCGCTCTCGGCCCTGGTCGGCGTGGCGCGCGGCTTGATTCGCGAGGTGCTGTCGCTGGGAACCTGGATCGCGGCGCTCGTGATCGCCTGGTTCTTCCATCAGGAACTGGCCGACCTGCTGAGCGGACAACTGGCCCATCCCCTGGTCAGGAAGGGCGCGGCCTTCATCGCCCTGGTGCTGCTGGTTCTGATCGCCGGTGCCATCCTGGGCACGGTGCTGACGGCCCTGATCGACACCGTGGGACTGACTGGGGTCGATCGTCTGCTCGGGATGGCCTTTGGCGGGGCGCGCGGCGTGGTCCTGGTGGCCATGGCCGTCTATCTGGCGGCGCTCACGCCCGCGCCCTCGGATCCGGTCTGGAGTGAGTCGAGGCTGATCACGGACTTCGAGTCGATCGCACAGTGGCTGCTCAGTCTGCCCCCTCCCGAGCTCGCAGACCGCTTGAAACAGATCTGATCGAGCTGTCCGGGTGCGTTGGGAGAGTGTGGAACCTCAGTCGTAGTCGCGCTCGTCATAGACACCCGAATCGCGCTCGATCTCCAGCTTGAACCGCATCACGAGCGCGGCCAGGGCGGCGAGCGCCATCAGCATCGGCACGACCAGGATCAGCAGGGCGATGATGGCGAGACCGGCGATCAGTGGGGCGTCGATCAGGAGGCGTCCGTTCGGGCGGCGCACGATGAGGCGTCTGAGATTGCCCTGATTGATCAGATCCTTGGCCTTGCCAAGCCAGTCCGAGTGGCTGAAATCGCTATCGTCCGGTTGTCGGCGTCCGCCTCGGTTGTGCATGGATGAGACCTCGGGTTCCGGATAAGGGTGTTGGTTGGAGAGCGGCGCATTCTAAACCGCGCCCCGGCGCATTCGCCATCGGACTCGGAGTCCGTGGAGCGGTCCGGCCGCGAGCTGCCGGCTCATCTCCTCGCGCTCGCCGGAGAGCAGCATCCGGAGATCCCGAACGGCCGGCCCGACTGCGCCGACCGCGTGGATGCGCCCGATGAAGCGCCCGATCCATTCCAGGACGTCCAGGTCGCCCAGCTCGGGATGACGCCCGCCACGTCTGGGCGTCAGCGAGAAACGATAGCCGGCGAAGCCGTGCAGCGTCTCGCCGCCGATGTCCAGCGGTGCCGCGGCCGGGATCTCCAGTTCGGCCAGGGCCGGCATGAAGCTGTGTTCCTCGCGGATGGCCGCGTCGCTCCAGCGTCCGGGGCGATAGAATTTGGCGATGACGGGCGCCTCGTCCTCCAGGCCGACCGGTAGACGCGGTTCTCATAGCTGTTGAGCGCCAGCAGGCGACCGTCGGGGCGCAGTCCCAGGCTCTCGACGGCATCCGGCACGCAGTCGGGGCCGAGGTCGGCGTAGGGGTTGGATTGGCTGTGTTCATGGTGTCCGATTCCAACGCTTTCCAGCGCGTTCCAAGGCGCGTTCGCGTCGAACGCGATGCGGCCCTGAAGCCGGCACCGTACATACATCACTGACAGACAGGAGTTCGATTCGCCCATGTTGCGCATCCTCAAGCAGACCTGGCGTGCCGGTCTGGTGACTGAACCGCCGCCGGAGCACGACGATCCGGAACTGGAACGCCTCGGCATCGCCCTGCGTCGGGCGATCGATGCCCGACTCGGGCGCAGTCTGGCGATCCGGCAGGTCGATGCGGGTTCGTGCAATGCCTGTGAACTCGAGATCCACGCCCTCGACAACCCCTATCACGATATCGAGCGTTTCGGTGTCCGTTTCGTCGCCTCGCCGCGTCATGCCGATGCACTCCTGATCACGGGACCGGTCTCGCGCCACATGGAGACGGCACTGCGGCGCACCTGGCTGGCCACGCCCGCGCCCAAGCTGGTGATCGCCGCCGGCGACTGCGCCTGCGATGGCGGTGAGTTCGGCGCCGGCTATGCCACGCGCGGCGGGGTCGAGCGTGTCGTTCCTGTGGATCTGAAGATCCCCGGCTGCCCGCCCGAACCCCTGGTCCTGATCAAGGGGCTGCTCCGCGTGCTCGGATGAGCGTTCGATCACTGGCCTCAGTGACTATATAAGCGATTTCTTGCAGGTCTGGCGCACAACATATAGTTCTCGTCACTGAAATCGCGTAGACTCGCGCCCCTCTCATCCGACCACGGCGACCTTGGAGGCTAGAACCATGCTGAACTGGGATGACCCACTCGCGACCGCCAGTCAGACTCCGAACGCTCATCCGTCGCTGGATCTGGAGCCGATCGCGCGTTCGGGCGCGAGACGTCTGCCCGACACCGCCATTCATGGAACGGCGCCGTCACATCCTTCATCATCGTATCCACGCACCGGTCATCCGCGCCCCGGACTGGGGCTGGTCGACAATGCCGCGCTCATGACGACCGCCGGGGCCGCGCCCAGCGTCGATCCCGATCCCTTCACCCGCGCCGCCGACCTGCAAGCCGATCTGCCGATCGAGGATCGCATCCTGCCCGAGTCGCGCCCGACCGGTTCCGAGTCGGTCACGGGCGGCGCCACCGGTCTGGAGTCGCTCGCCATGGGCGCGGGCCGGGTGCGCGTCGACGACAAGCGCATCATCAACTGTCGCGCCGATCTCAACCAGCTCGTGCCCTTCAAGTACGACTGGGCCTGGCAGAAGTATCTCGACGCCTGCGCCAACCACTGGATGCCGCAGGAGATCGGCATGAACGCCGATCTGGCGCTCTGGAAGGATCCGCACGGACTGACCGAGGACGAGCGTCTCATCGTCAAGCGCAATCTGGGCTTCTTCTCGACCGCCGACTCGCTGGTCGCCAACAATCTGGTGCTCGCGGTCTATCGCCACATCACCAACCCCGAGTGTCGCCAGTATCTGCTGCGTCAGGCGTTCGAGGAGGCGCTGCACACCCACGCCTATCAGTATGTCGTCGAGAGTCTGGGACTCGACGAGGGCGAGATCTTCAATATGTATCGCGAAGTGCCCTCCGTCGCGCGCAAGGCCGAATGGGCGCTGCCCTTCACCCAGTATCTGGCCGATCCGCACTTCCAGACCGGCACTCCGGAGAACGACCGCAAGCTCCTGCGCGAGCTGGTCGCCTTCTATGTCATCTTCGAGGGCATCTTCTTCTATGTCGGCTTCGTGCAGATCCTGAGCATGGGCCGGCGCAACAAGATGACCGGCACCGCCGAGCAGTTCCAGTACATCCTGCGCGACGAGTCGATGCACATGAACTTCGGCATCGATGTGATCAATCAGATCAAGATCGAAAATCCGCACCTCTGGACGCCTGAGTTCCGGCAGGAGCTGGTCGGCATGATCCGCGAGGCCGTCGAGCTGGAGGCGCGTTACGCCCAGGACACCATGCCGCGCGGGGTGCTCGGGTTGAACGCCCAGATGTTCGAGGACTATCTGCACTTCATCGCCAACCGCCGCTGTGCCCAGATCGGCCTGCCCGAGCAGTATCCGGGCGCGAGCAATCCCTTTCCCTGGATGTCCGAGGTGCTGGATCTGAAGAAGGAGAAGAACTTCTTCGAGACCCGTGTCACCGAGTATCAGACCGGCGGCGTGCTCAACTGGGACTAATCCGCCGCCGGACCATTTTATTGCAGCGCACAAAACAGTTAGGATTGGCAGGTCTCCAACCGCCAACCGTCTCGGGTATTCGACGATGAGAATCAGCGTATATCGCTACAATCCGGACACCGACCCGCGTCCCCGGATGCAGGACTACGAGGTCAAGACCTTCCAGGGCATGATGCTGCGCGACGCGCTGCTGGAAGTGAAGAAGCAGGACGAGTCGTTCAGCTTCCGGCATTCCTGCGGCGAGGGT comes from the Allochromatium tepidum genome and includes:
- a CDS encoding c-type cytochrome; translated protein: MYRPTIALITLGLLTVAPSAGADEPQGDPAELAKREYEQVMALTPDIDNGRRVYLTCAVCHRPEGWGTPDGAYPQIAGQWREVIIKQLADIRARHRDNPLMYPFSLTRILGGPQNMADVAAYVAALPMTAGNGVGPGVDLELGARLYAEHCADCHGERGEGKPATPTPAIAAQHFPYLMRQFEAIRDGRRKNANPEMVKQIAEFTPRDQAAVLDYTSRLRPAPEKLAAENRLNPDFPNYVRETLGMPPLPPPPPVVPPMPVPPPLPAAPAPSSVAE
- a CDS encoding S24 family peptidase; translation: MTDSILEGTGCALHEPFALRVLGDEMEPEFPDGCIIIIEPNDHCPNPSYIFVEVEGVRWFRQYRRDAAGRERLVALNPLYPEIDLTGLEWSVLGVIIQRNVRRRIKHYEYS
- a CDS encoding ABCB family ABC transporter ATP-binding protein/permease; translated protein: MKTQGRINRIFATERPHDDRRDWRNLRGMLPYLWEFRGRAALAIGCLVLAKVANVGVPLILKDIVDVFQEPSAQMPILPVSLLLAYGVLKLSASLFNELRDVVFARVRYRAMRRLSTRVLEHLHRLSLRYHLERQSGAVSRDLERGTRSVSTILNYLVFSVLPVAVEFGLVAAIMIGRYDLSFVLVTFGTVAVYFAFTFAITEWRMDYRHRMNHLDSQSNTQAFDSLINYETVKYFGNERLELKRYDDTLAEWEEMAVASQTSMSVLNFGQGAIIAVGVTLIMTLAAQGVVDGSLSVGDLVLVNALMLQLFIPLGFLGIVYRQIKYALADMDLVFKLLERRPEIEDRPEAKPLVLTEGAIRFERVDFHYQPERPILHGIDFAIEPGRKLAVVGHSGAGKSTLSRLLFRFYEVTGGRILIDGQDIRAVTQESLRAAIGIVPQDTVLFNESLYYNLAYGRPDAGRAEIERAAEMAHILAFIESLPDGWNTVVGERGLKLSGGEKQRVAIARAILKRPRILIFDEATSSLDSHTEQAIQQTLAEVAENHTTLVIAHRLSTVVDADRILVLEQGRIREQGRHRELLEAGGHYAAMWELQLREGAEARIDFDARPRMERP
- a CDS encoding SPOR domain-containing protein; this encodes MREGAKKRLAGAVVMVTLAVIFVPMLFEDESLAPPYVQGPLPSEPGFQDPFVPGASGTSPPIPAEAGGLTAEEALLTPPEPMQGFETVGTVSFEDDSEEFAFEPIREPASPTVTPPRETRPATQPPTPRTQTQAPKPTQPPRTAQQPAQAPPPKPEAPVSLPEPPRSRADGLPSWVVQVSSLGSPEAAGKLADRLKQAGFSAFVERAEVGGKIYYRVRVGPDIDRANAERTAEMLRKQQKLDTLIQRYR
- a CDS encoding CvpA family protein; amino-acid sequence: MNWVDYIILGTIALSALVGVARGLIREVLSLGTWIAALVIAWFFHQELADLLSGQLAHPLVRKGAAFIALVLLVLIAGAILGTVLTALIDTVGLTGVDRLLGMAFGGARGVVLVAMAVYLAALTPAPSDPVWSESRLITDFESIAQWLLSLPPPELADRLKQI
- a CDS encoding DUF4342 domain-containing protein yields the protein MHNRGGRRQPDDSDFSHSDWLGKAKDLINQGNLRRLIVRRPNGRLLIDAPLIAGLAIIALLILVVPMLMALAALAALVMRFKLEIERDSGVYDERDYD
- a CDS encoding NADH-quinone oxidoreductase subunit B family protein; amino-acid sequence: MLRILKQTWRAGLVTEPPPEHDDPELERLGIALRRAIDARLGRSLAIRQVDAGSCNACELEIHALDNPYHDIERFGVRFVASPRHADALLITGPVSRHMETALRRTWLATPAPKLVIAAGDCACDGGEFGAGYATRGGVERVVPVDLKIPGCPPEPLVLIKGLLRVLG
- a CDS encoding ribonucleotide-diphosphate reductase subunit beta, which translates into the protein MTTAGAAPSVDPDPFTRAADLQADLPIEDRILPESRPTGSESVTGGATGLESLAMGAGRVRVDDKRIINCRADLNQLVPFKYDWAWQKYLDACANHWMPQEIGMNADLALWKDPHGLTEDERLIVKRNLGFFSTADSLVANNLVLAVYRHITNPECRQYLLRQAFEEALHTHAYQYVVESLGLDEGEIFNMYREVPSVARKAEWALPFTQYLADPHFQTGTPENDRKLLRELVAFYVIFEGIFFYVGFVQILSMGRRNKMTGTAEQFQYILRDESMHMNFGIDVINQIKIENPHLWTPEFRQELVGMIREAVELEARYAQDTMPRGVLGLNAQMFEDYLHFIANRRCAQIGLPEQYPGASNPFPWMSEVLDLKKEKNFFETRVTEYQTGGVLNWD